A region from the Gossypium hirsutum isolate 1008001.06 chromosome A08, Gossypium_hirsutum_v2.1, whole genome shotgun sequence genome encodes:
- the LOC107953143 gene encoding MADS-box transcription factor 15 isoform X2, which yields MVTETLDDKKSEEEKVIDKENEEGNKEVLDKQMEVEEKENEEEKRGEEEEEESEDEGTKRVKGSSRKGSSRKSSRDSAEKKEPVTPSSDKPTRERKVIERYSAPSVARSSSSKTLSIEKGNWTWEHAKLKARVKTLQRNLRHYEGEDIQNLSLRELQNLEQQLDSALKRIRSKKNQLMVESIFKL from the exons ATGGTGACGGAAACCCTAGATGACAAGAAATCGGAGGAAGAGAAGGTGATAgataaagaaaatgaagaggGAAATAAGGAGGTTTTGGATAAACAAATGGAAGTTGAAGAGAAGGAGAACGAGGAAGAGAAGAGGggggaggaggaagaagaagagagtgAAGATGAAGGGACTAAAAGGGTCAAAGGTAGTAGTAGAAAGGGGAGTTCTAGGAAATCTAGTCGAGATTCGGCTGAGAAGAAAGAGCCAGTGACGCCTAGTAGTGATAAGCCTACAAGGGAAAGGAAAGTCATAGAAAGGTATTCAGCTCCTTCTGTTGCAAGGTCTTCCTCGTCTAAAACTCTGTCAATTGAAAAG GGAAACTGGACCTGGGAACATGCAAAACTTAAAGCTAGAGTGAAGACTTTACAAAGAAACCTGAG GCATTACGAAGGAGAAGATATCCAGAATTTGAGTCTTAGAGAGCTTCAAAATTTGGAGCAACAACTTGATTCTGCCCTTAAACGCATAAGATCCAAAAAG AATCAACTTATGGTTGAATCAATTTTTAAGCTTTAG
- the LOC107953143 gene encoding MADS-box protein GGM13 isoform X1 → MVTETLDDKKSEEEKVIDKENEEGNKEVLDKQMEVEEKENEEEKRGEEEEEESEDEGTKRVKGSSRKGSSRKSSRDSAEKKEPVTPSSDKPTRERKVIERYSAPSVARSSSSKTLSIEKLVKEAILSRIHGLALKITVAAGNWTWEHAKLKARVKTLQRNLRHYEGEDIQNLSLRELQNLEQQLDSALKRIRSKKNQLMVESIFKL, encoded by the exons ATGGTGACGGAAACCCTAGATGACAAGAAATCGGAGGAAGAGAAGGTGATAgataaagaaaatgaagaggGAAATAAGGAGGTTTTGGATAAACAAATGGAAGTTGAAGAGAAGGAGAACGAGGAAGAGAAGAGGggggaggaggaagaagaagagagtgAAGATGAAGGGACTAAAAGGGTCAAAGGTAGTAGTAGAAAGGGGAGTTCTAGGAAATCTAGTCGAGATTCGGCTGAGAAGAAAGAGCCAGTGACGCCTAGTAGTGATAAGCCTACAAGGGAAAGGAAAGTCATAGAAAGGTATTCAGCTCCTTCTGTTGCAAGGTCTTCCTCGTCTAAAACTCTGTCAATTGAAAAG CTTGTGAAAGAAGCCATTCTGTCTCGTATTCATGGCTTAGCTCTTAAAATAACTGTTGCTGCG GGAAACTGGACCTGGGAACATGCAAAACTTAAAGCTAGAGTGAAGACTTTACAAAGAAACCTGAG GCATTACGAAGGAGAAGATATCCAGAATTTGAGTCTTAGAGAGCTTCAAAATTTGGAGCAACAACTTGATTCTGCCCTTAAACGCATAAGATCCAAAAAG AATCAACTTATGGTTGAATCAATTTTTAAGCTTTAG